The following are encoded in a window of Penaeus monodon isolate SGIC_2016 chromosome 9, NSTDA_Pmon_1, whole genome shotgun sequence genomic DNA:
- the LOC119576599 gene encoding proline-rich protein 36-like, whose product MYELPACTNGYVAILTVPALRINSVSVHYDVNWHFREDQPSPFTRVFGPALWLVPPFPGFKKGLVPGVVLGIPPPGSSPGVVLVLASLVLRRPRVVLGVVLGVVLPPRGSSALGPRRRSPGVSLGFSLVVVPRVRPSSLVIVPRRVVPRLSSSSPLWRPGVVVVVGAPRGSVLGVCPVPRRRRPRLVLWRPSSASVLGVVLVLGVVLVVASASSSASSSASSSALVLGIVPRPRRRRPPGVVPASFPGVVLVLPGSPRRRPPGSSSSSSSSSSRGVVPRRRASSPVVASSASSSSFVVVPLVVVALLFCLVVVVVSSSLASRRRPSSLVSSSSLSSSPPSSSSSSSPPSSLVVVFVPSSSLCRRRRRRPSGSGPWRRRRRRPRRLVLGVVVPASSSSSSSSGVFRRVVVCRPSPVFVVGRRPSPSSGVVGVPRRPPRRPSSSPSGGRRVPPSGVVRNQVVPRRRPRPPLAVVPGRRPPGSAPLVPASLVPRRRRPRRRPRRRPRRRPPFVPASLGPLGSSSPGSSSSRGRVSPPRRPRLGVPPPVVVPGGRPGVSSSLRVGPSAPRRPSSRRPRGRRSPGSSSPPAGVVPGVVVPRRRVPVVVPGVVVPGVVVPGVVVPGVVVPGVVVPASSSRRRRPPSGVPPGVVSSGRPVPGPRASSSASPLVRLTSPRLVLPARPGPPRRPPGFVLGSSPGPLSPGSSPRGRPRARPPLVPLARPGVVVPPSFPWAPRLVPPGVPRACPPPLLGSVLGLVLDTHPEATVALKNIVFRNVTELKQNIHKCVYYMTLRILRVRRVWNLLRAKM is encoded by the exons ATGTACGAACTTCCTGCATGCACAAACGGCTATGTTGCTATTTTGACCGTCCCTGCCCTTCGCATTAACTCTGTTAGCGTGCATTATGACGTCAATTGGCACTTTCGC gAAGACCAGCCCTCCCCCTTTACCCGGGTTTTTGGGCCGGCACTGTGGCTTGTgcccccctttcccgggtttaaaaaagggcTCGTCCCCGGGGTCGTCCTCGGCATCCCTCCCCCGGGGTCGTCCCCCGgggtcgtcctcgtcctcgcgTCCCTCGTCCTCCGGCGTCCTCGCGTCGTCCTCGGCGTCGTCCTCGGGGTCGTCCTCCCTCCTCGGGGGTCCTCGGCCCTCGGGCCTCGGCGTcgttccccgggggtttcccttgggTTTTCCCTCGTCGTCGTCCCCCGCGTCCGTCCGTCGTCCCTCGTCATCGTCCCTCGTCGTGTCGTCCCCCGTTTGTCGTCGTCGTCCCCCCTTTGGCGGCccggcgtcgtcgtcgtcgtcggggccccccgggggtccGTCCTCGGGGTTTGTCCCGTCCCCCGGCGTCGTCGTCCCCGGCTCGTCCTTTGGCGTCCCTCCTCGGCGTCCGTCCTCGGCGTCGTCCTCGTCCTCGGCGTCGTCCTCGTCGTCGCCTCGGCGTCGTCCTCGGCGTCGTCGTCGGCGTCGTCCTCGGCCCTCGTCCTCGGCATCGTCCCCCGTCCTCGGCGTCGTCGTCCTCCCGGGGTCGTCCCCGCGTCTTTCCCCGGCGTCGTCCTTGTCCTCCCGGGGTCGCCTCGTCGTCGTCCCCCGGGgtcgtcctcgtcgtcgtcgtcatcgtcgtctcgGGGCGTCGTCCCCCGTCGTCGGGCGTCGTCCCCCGTCGTCGCGTCCtcggcgtcgtcgtcgtcgtttgtCGTCGTCCCTCTCGTCGTCGTCGCCCTCCTCTTTtgtctcgtcgtcgtcgtcgtgtcGTCGTCCCTGGCGTCTCGTCGTCGTCCCTCGTCCCTCGTCTCGTCGTCGTCCCTGTCCTCGTCGCccccgtcgtcgtcgtcgtcgtcgtcgcccCCGTCGTCCCTCGTCGTCGTCTTTGTTCCCTCGTCGTCTCTTTGTCGGCGTCGGCGTCGTCGTCCGTCGGGGTCGGGCCCGtggcgtcgtcgtcgtcgtcgtcctcggcGTCTCGTCCTCGGCGTCGTCGTCccggcgtcgtcgtcgtcgtcgtcgtcctcgggCGTCTTCCGTCGCGTCGTCGTTTGTCGTCCCTCCCCCGTCTTTGTCGTCGGGCGTCGTCCCTCGCCCTCGTCGGGCGTCGTCGGCGTCCCTCGTCGTCCTCCTCGGCGTCCGTCGTCGTCGCCCTCGGGGGGTCGTCGCGTCCCTCCGTCCGGCGTCGTCCGG aatcaAGTCGTCCCCCGGCGTCGTCCTCGGCCCCCCTTGGCGGTCGTCCCCGGGCGTCGTCCCCCCGGCTCGGCCCCGCTCGTCCCCGCGTCCCTCGTCCCCCGGCGTCGTCGTCCTCGGCGTCGTCCCCGTCGTCGTCCCCGGCGTCGTCCCCCGTTCGTCCCGGCGTCCCTCGGTCCCCTCGGGTCGTCCTCCCCGGGGTCGTCCTCCTCCCGGGGTCGTGTTTCCCCGCCCCGTCGTCCTCGCCTCGGCGTCCCCCCCCCCGTCGTCGTCCCCGGGGGTCGTCCTGgggtctcctcctcccttcgtgtTGGTCCCTCGGCCCCCCGGCGTCCCTCCTCCCGTCGTCCTCGGGGTCGTCGTTCCCCCGGCTCGTCGTCCCCCCCGGCGGGCGTCGTCCCCGGGGTCGTCGTCCCCCGGCGTCGTGTCCCCGTCGTCGTCCCCGGCGTCGTCGTCCCCGGCGTCGTCGTCCCCGGCGTCGTCGTCCCCGGCGTCGTCGTCCCCGGCGTCGTCGTCCCGGCGTCGTCGTCCCGGCGTCGTCGTCCCCCGTCGGGCGTCCCCCCCGGGGTCGTCTCCTCGGGGCGTCCCGTCCCCGGGCCTCGGGCGTCGTCCTCGGCGTCGCCCCTGGTCCGTTTGACGTCCCCCCGGCTCGTCCTCCCGGCTCGTCCCGGTCCCCCTCGTCGTCCCCCGGGCTTTGTCCTCGGCTCGTCTCCCGGCCCCCTGTCCCCGGGCTCGTCCCCCCGGGGTCGTCCCCGGGCTCGTCCCCCGCTCGTCCCTTTGGCTCGTCCCGGCGTCGtcgtccccccttccttcccctgggCCCCGCGGCTCGTTCCCCCGGGGGTGCCCCGGGcttgcccccctcctctcctgggGTCGGTCCTCGGCCtcgttttg